In Mycobacterium sp. Aquia_213, the sequence AGAACTGCGGTGTCGGGTACCACGCACCACTGGCGCCGGCCGTGGTACCGATACCGAACGTCGTCTGCTGCTGGATGGAATAACCGAAGCTGCCCAAACCCGTCCCGAAGTAGGGCAGGCCGCTGAGCTGTTTGAAGATGGTCTGCGGGACGTTGGGACCCCATCCCATCGGGTTGTCAGGAGTGGGAATGGTGAACCAATTGGACCACCACGGGGGATCGGTCGCCGTGGCGGAGGGATCGGCGGCCGCCGTTGCGTTCGTCGAAAGTTGTTGCGCTGCTTGCGGAACCGCGTTGGTAGAGCCCACTTGCGTGGTGGCATTCGCCGCGCTCTGCCCGGACTGGCCGGCGGGCTCGGAGGCGGCTTTACTCACCGCAAGGGCCTGGTCGGCGGTTCCGTCGGGGGTGGTGGTTTGCGGCGACGACGTGAACGGAGGCAATTCCGTGGCGGTCGCCGAAGCCGCGGCGTAGCCGTACATGGCACCGGCGTCTTGGGCCCACATCTCCAGGTACTGGGTCTCGGTGACCGCGATCGCCGGCGTGTTCTGCCCGAAGAAATTGGTCGCGATCAAATTCGCCAACAGCACCCGGTTGGCCGCGATCACCGGCGGCGGCACCGTCGCCGTGAACACTGCCTCGAACGCGGCCGCGGCCGCGCGGGCCTGCGTGGCAGTCTCCTCGGCCTGAGCGGCCACCCCGCTGAGCCAGCCGACGAATGGTGACACCGCTGAGACCATCGCCGACGATGCCGGCCCGATCCATGGTCCGCTGGTCAGTTCCGAAACGACCGAGCTGTAGCCGCTGGCAGCCGTGGCCAATTCTGCCGACAGCCCATCCCAACCCGCGGCTGCGGCCATCAGCGGACCTGACCCGGGACCCGTATAAATCAGGGCCGAAGTGATCTCTGGCGGTACGGCGCCGTAGTCCATCTACGCAGCACCCGGTTCGAACGGCATGTGTTCCTCGCAAGTGGAATTAGTCGACGACCTTGACCGAATTGTTCGGTTGCGAGGCTAAGGGGCGTGACTGTGTCCCAGGGGTCGCGCGCCTCCATCGATCACGCGACAGCCGCGCCGACGCATGCGGTTACGCGACAGCGGTTCAACAGGGAATTCGAGGTGCGCCCGGCCGCGTTTGCGCTTCATCACCTGCGCGAATGCCAGGCGGCACCGCCGTCGGGTGGTTGCCGGTCGCGAACGTTGGTGGTGTTGCGGCGGGAAGGAAAACTACGGCGACGGATAAAAATCCGCTCGCGGATAAAACCTGGGTAGCACCACTTTGCCGCGGCGCGTCAATGGCCGCGAAACGTGCCTCCGGCGCGTGCTACCCGGCGAAGGGTGGGCGGGCCATGACGGTGGGGCGGAAGCCGTAGCGGGGGCCCGCGGCGCCGACGCCGTGCGCGCCGCCCATGCCGGCCAGT encodes:
- a CDS encoding PPE family protein; translated protein: MDYGAVPPEITSALIYTGPGSGPLMAAAAGWDGLSAELATAASGYSSVVSELTSGPWIGPASSAMVSAVSPFVGWLSGVAAQAEETATQARAAAAAFEAVFTATVPPPVIAANRVLLANLIATNFFGQNTPAIAVTETQYLEMWAQDAGAMYGYAAASATATELPPFTSSPQTTTPDGTADQALAVSKAASEPAGQSGQSAANATTQVGSTNAVPQAAQQLSTNATAAADPSATATDPPWWSNWFTIPTPDNPMGWGPNVPQTIFKQLSGLPYFGTGLGSFGYSIQQQTTFGIGTTAGASGAWYPTPQFSGLAALGGGHPGGVAATAHLASSAKVGGLSVPSTWAGAAPAAVEEQAIQATMVNYATSAAGPANNGLLQGMPMTGAGRRAAAGFTHKYGFKRNVLVRPPSAG